A window of Castanea sativa cultivar Marrone di Chiusa Pesio chromosome 1, ASM4071231v1 contains these coding sequences:
- the LOC142622383 gene encoding ethylene-responsive transcription factor ERN1-like: MARKRRASEVVEDKNSSEGSMAWDEMVKEAAAAEALGGARRARKRFVGVRQRPSGRWVAEIKDTIQKIRVWLGTFDTAEEAARAYDEAAFLLRGANTRTNFWPCPSSSSSSPALPSKITNLLLQRLKARHSSCTALSNSSLPISLQEKQQTEVPREEAAEFPNASFTDYLSNPEDYYTNCNKFVTSTNANASHDSMTTNFEASFTEKEDWGQREMDFDSTWSTNVSQTCSVDCNFGGEGEEDEEEAGSETGKLDFQFVDTVGTCFYSPFEIAEELEEPVEPENCTDEPSMFRAAMKRMKYERKVSASLYAFNGISECLKLKLTSGNVLGREMSDQLTNLQKACNKNKEAKNEDDQEYVEVMKRREDENSGSPTEMGSSSSSLSNDGELLLWSSLDLQPICFVN, encoded by the coding sequence ATGGCTAGGAAGAGAAGGGCTAGTGAAGTAGTGGAAGACAAAAACTCTAGTGAGGGAAGCATGGCTTGGGATGAGATGGTGAAGGAAGCTGCTGCAGCAGAAGCTCTAGGTGGGGCAAGGAGAGCCCGAAAGAGATTTGTTGGTGTCCGGCAAAGGCCATCCGGTAGATGGGTGGCTGAGATTAAGGACACCATACAAAAAATAAGGGTGTGGTTAGGCACTTTCGATACAGCTGAGGAAGCAGCCAGGGCCTATGATGAGGCTGCTTTCTTGCTTCGTGGTGCCAACACTCGGACAAATTTCTGGCCTTGtccctcatcatcatcttcatcccCAGCTCTCCCCTCAAAGATTACTAACCTCCTCCTCCAAAGGCTGAAAGCAAGACATAGCTCTTGCACTGCTTTGTCTAATTCTTCCTTGCCCATCAGCCTGCAAGAAAAGCAGCAAACAGAAGTACCCAGAGAAGAGGCTGCAGAGTTCCCAAATGCATCATTCACGGATTACCTTAGCAATCCTGAAGATTATTACACCAACTGCAACAAATTTGTAACAAGCACTAATGCAAATGCTAGCCATGATTCTATGACCACAAATTTTGAAGCCTCTTTTACTGAAAAAGAAGACTGGGGGCAGAGAGAAATGGACTTCGACTCTACTTGGAGTACCAATGTATCACAGACTTGTAGCGTTGATTGTAATTTTGGAGGGGAAggagaggaagatgaagaagaagcagGCAGTGAGACTGGAAAGCTGGATTTTCAATTTGTTGATACTGTTGGAACCTGTTTCTATTCTCCCTTTGAGATTGCTGAAGAGCTTGAAGAACCGGTTGAACCAGAGAACTGCACGGATGAGCCATCAATGTTTAGAGCTGCCATGAAGAGGATGAAATATGAAAGAAAGGTCTCAGCTTCACTCTATGCCTTTAATGGGATATCAGAATGCTTAAAGTTAAAGCTCACATCAGGAAATGTGTTAGGAAGAGAAATGTCTGACCAATTAACCAACCTACAAAAGGCGTGTAACAAGAACAAAGAGGCAAAAAATGAAGATGATCAGGAATATGTGGAAGTGATGAAGAGGAGGGAGGATGAAAATTCTGGAAGTCCAACTGAAATGGggtcttcttcctcttctttgaGCAATGATGGTGAATTGTTGCTTTGGAGCTCACTTGATCTTCAACCCATATGCTTTGTTAATTGA
- the LOC142612062 gene encoding SNF1-related protein kinase catalytic subunit alpha KIN10 yields the protein MDGSAGLGGNGLDIFLQNYKLGKTLGIGSFGKVKIAEHILTGHKVAVKILNRRKIKNMEMEEKVRREIKILRLFMHPHIIRLYEVVDTPADIYVVMEYVKSGELFDYIVEKGRLQEDEARNFFQQIISGVEYCHRNMVVHRDLKPENLLLDSKCNVKIADFGLSNIMRDGHFLKTSCGSPNYAAPEVISGKLYAGPEVDVWSCGVILYALLCGTLPFDDENIPNLFKKIKGGIYTLPSHLSAGARDLIPRMLVVDPMKRMTIPEIRQHQWFQSHLPRYLAVPPPDTLQQAKKIDEDILQEVIKMGFDRNQLIESLRNRLQNKATVAYYLLLDNRFRPSSGYLGAEFQETMERGFNHMHQNEATPTGLGHRLQGYMDYQGISVKPQFPVERKWALGLQSRAHPREIMTEVLKALQELNVCWKKIGHYNMKCRWIPGVPGHHEGMINNPVHSNNYFGDESTIIENDGVTRSPNVVKFEVQLYKTREEKYLLDLQRVHGPQFLFLDLCAAFLAQLRVL from the exons ATGGATGGTTCAGCTGGCCTCGGTGGCAATGGACTggatatatttttacaaaattataagCTTGGAAAGACACTTGGCATAGGTTCGTTTGGCAAGGTGAAAATTGCAGAACATATTCTGACTGGACATAAGGTTGCCGTAAAGATCCTTAACCGGCGGAAGATAAAGAACATGGAAATGGAAGAAAAAG TGAGAAGAGAGATTAAAATACTGAGATTGTTTATGCATCCTCATATAATTAGACTCTACGAGGTTGTAGACACACCAGCAGACATTTATGTTGTGATGGAGTATGTCAAGTCTGGAGAGCTCTTTGATTACATTGTGGAGAAGGGTAGGTTGCAGGAGGATGAAGCTCGTAATTTTTTTCAGCAG ATAATCTCTGGTGTGGAGTATTGTCATAGGAATATGGTGGTGCATAGAGACCTTAAGCCTGAGAATTTGCTTTTGGATTCTAAATGCAATGTGAAGATTGCTGATTTTGGTTTAAGCAATATAATGCGTGATGGTCATTTTCTGAAGACAAGTTGTGGAAGTCCAAACTATGCTGCCCCAGAG GTTATTTCTGGAAAATTGTATGCTGGGCCTGAAGTAGATGTTTGGAGCTGTGGTGTCATCTTATATGCACTACTGTGTGGCACCCTTCCGTTTGATGATGAAAACATTCCTAACCTTTTTAAGAAGATAAAG GGAGGGATATACACTCTTCCAAGTCATTTATCAGCTGGTGCAAGAGACTTGATACCAAGGATGCTTGTAGTGGACCCAATGAAGCGGATGACTATTCCTGAGATTCGTCAGCACCAATGGTTTCAGTCACATCTACCACGTTATTTAGCCGTGCCCCCCCCTGACACCCTTCAACAAGCAAAGAAG ATTGATGAGGACATTCTACAGGAAGTGATTAAGATGGGATTCGACAGGAACCAATTGATTGAATCTCTTCGGAACAGGCTACAAAATAAG GCTACTGTTGCTTACTATCTGTTATTGGACAACCGGTTTCGTCCTTCTAGTGGCTATCTTGGAGCTGAGTTCCAAGAGACTATG GAACGTGGTTTCAATCATATGCATCAAAATGAGGCTACACCCACAGGTCTTGGGCACCGCCTTCAAGGATATATGGATTATCAAGGAATAAGCGTAAAACCACAATTTCCTGTTGAGAGAAAATGGGCTCTTGGACTTCAG TCGCGGGCTCATCCTCGTGAAATAATGACTGAAGTTCTTAAAGCTTTACAAGAACTGAATGTCTGTTGGAAGAAGATTGGGCACTACAACATGAAGTGTAGGTGGATTCCGGGTGTCCCTGGTCATCATGAAGGCATGATTAACAATCCTGTGCACAGTAATAACTACTTTGGGGACGAATCTACAATCATTGAGAATGATGGTGTTACCAGATCTCCAAATGTTGTCAAGTTTGAAGTGCAG CTTTACAAAACTCGTGAGGAGAAGTATCTGCTTGATCTCCAAAGGGTCCATGGCCCACAGTTTCTCTTCTTGGATCTCTGTGCTGCTTTCCTAGCACAGCTCCGTGTCCTATGA
- the LOC142634971 gene encoding uncharacterized protein LOC142634971: MASRRNVQYSPLPTDEDNDFGSSGKRQYDPRFDYSPKAFDKIPWKSIALALFLLSLGLVLLFLSYFIMTGHMGGDQSQAYGLLALGILSFLPGFYETRLAYYAWRGVKGYRFASIPDY; this comes from the exons ATGGCATCTAGAAGAAATGTTCAATATAGCCCTCTTCCTACTGATGAAGATAATGATTTTGGCAGTTCTGGAAAAAGACAATATGATCCTCGATTTGACTATTCACCCAAAGCATTTGATAAAATCCCATGGAAATCCATTGCCCTAGCACTTTTCCTGCTTTCTCTCGGCTTAGtgcttctctttctttcatatTTCATAATGACTGGTCACATGGGAGGCGACCAATCCCAGGCCTATGGCCTTTTGGCACTAGGAATTCTCTCCTTCCTCCCAG GCTTTTATGAGACTCGATTAGCATATTATGCATGGAGGGGTGTCAAAGGATATCGATTCGCTTCAATTCCTGATTATTAA